The following proteins are co-located in the Solea senegalensis isolate Sse05_10M linkage group LG12, IFAPA_SoseM_1, whole genome shotgun sequence genome:
- the LOC122778292 gene encoding catenin delta-1-like isoform X3 produces the protein MEQCESAAALLESVREQEVQFEQLTRALEEERRRVGLSATSPSALGRPLPHTQNGRLGDADIERLKLTDSYINSTQYRMVDPAHGAVDDSYTPEDDSQEVHSVFSEEGTTRRLDTTLPQMKKPISRTVLPSDSMSIDGGLSVSGMGGYSATLDRPYRQPVAGDYPTATVPRNYHYGPVGGYEDYRGGPPSEAYTSLSRGSHMEERYRPVDGYRTLDSGYRAPSRQQLDPYAAQPQVSRGMRALGSALEMRYGHGHYGVEDDQRSVGYDDYGMGPSPMHPGGYGTMPRLGTGPGGVDRRRLRSCEDTLDGDMGGVDPYTWGVPMTMERGSMASLDSTLRKGPPTSWRQPDLPEVIAMLNYRLDPVKTNAAAFLQHLTFKNDKIKSDVRRMKGIPSLVSMLDHPSKDVHHAACGALKNISYGRDQDNKIAIKNCDGVPALVRLLRKTRDQDLTDTITGTLWNLSSHDSVKMEIVDHALHALADEVVVPHSGWERGSNGGEESCKPRHLEWETALTNTAGCLRNVSSERSEARRKLRECTGLVDALMYIVQSQINRKDVDNKLVENCVCLLRNLSYQVHREVPGCERYAETVPVNQGPAPASKGGCFGSRKGKDEWFSKGKKDGDDGSGDQVDIPKRTTPAKGYELLFQPEVVRVYTSLLRESKNPSVLEAAAGAVQNLCAGRWTYGRYIRATVRLEKGLPMMAELLAHGNDRVVRAMAGALRNLAIDNRNRELLGLHAVPHLVANLPGGQNQSGRALSEETVVSVLSTLTEVLGNSLEAAKTLRASQGIERLVLINKDGKRSDREVRGAGQVLQLVWAHKELRRPLEKDGWKKTDFMVNLNPSSGTTNGPSNRVNGSYEDSTTPLLDRGDKRDMIPLNDLGPEGYSTLDQRERRHTLDDTTDTLPKN, from the exons ATGGAGCAGTGTGAGAGCGCAGCGGCTCTGCTGGAGTCGGTCAGAGAGCAGGAGGTGCAGTTTGAACAGCTGACCCGGgcgctggaggaggagaggaggagagtgggcCTCTCTGCCACCAGTCCCTCGGCCCTGGGTCGCCCACTCCCTCACACACAG AACGGGCGTTTAGGGGATGCAGACATAGAAAGACTGAAATTGACTGACTCATACATAAACAGTACACAG TACAGGATGGTGGACCCTGCACATGGCGCTGTGGATGACAGCTACACACCGGAGGATGATTCCCAGGAAGTACACTCTGTCTTTTCTGAAGAGGGAACCACGCGGCGACTAGACACTACTCTCCCTCAGATGAAGAAGCCAATCTCTCGCACTGTCTTGCCCTCTGACTCTATGTCTATTGACGGGGGCTTGTCTGTGTCTGGTATGGGTGGTTATAGCGCCACTCTCGACCGTCCTTACAGGCAGCCTGTTGCAGGAGACTACCCAACTGCCACAGTACCCAGAAACTACCACTATGGCCCTGTAGGAGGTTATGAGGACTACCGGGGAGGCCCGCCATCAGAAGCATACACTAGTCTGAGCAGAGGGTCACACATGGAGGAACGCTACAG ACCAGTTGATGGCTATAGGACTCTGGATTCTGGCTACCGGGCCCCAAGCCGTCAACAGCTTGACCCCTATGCAGCACAGCCCCAGGTGAGCCGCGGGATGAGGGCTTTGGGCTCAGCATTGGAGATGCGTTATGGCCACGGCCATTACGGTGTAGAAGATGACCAGCGCAGCGTGGGATATGATGACTATGGTATGGGGCCTTCACCCATGCATCCTGGAGGCTATGGTACAATGCCACGTCTGGGGACCGGCCCTGGGGGGGTGGACAGACGTAGACTCAg AAGCTGTGAGGACACTCTTGATGGCGACATGGGAGGAGTCGATCCTTATACCTGGGGTGTTCCCATGACGATGGAGAGGGGCAGCATGGCCTCTCTGGACAGCACACTGAGGAAGGGTCCTCCTACCTCATGGAGACAGCCGGATCTGCCGGAGGTTATCGCCATGTTAAACTACCGTCTGGATCCTGTCAAGACCAACGCTGCCGCCTTCCTCCAGCACCTTACATTCAAAAATGACAAG aTCAAGTCAGACGTGCGTCGCATGAAAGGTATCCCATCATTGGTGTCAATGCTGGACCACCCCAGCAAAGATGTGCATCACGCTGCCTGTGGAGCACTAAAGAACATTTCATATGGGCGAGACCAAGACAACAAAATCGCCATCAAGAACTGTGATGGAGTACCTGCTCTGGTCCGATTACTGAGGAAAACACGTGACCAGGACCTCACTGACACTATCACAG GCACCTTGTGGAATCTCTCCTCCCACGACTCTGTAAAGATGGAGATTGTGGACCATGCCCTGCACGCCTTAGCTGATGAGGTGGTCGTTCCCCACTCAGGCTGGGAGCGAGGGAGCAACGGTGGAGAGGAGAGCTGTAAACCCCGCCATCTGGAGTGGGAAACCGCCTTGACCAACACTGCTGGCTGCCTTAG gaatGTGAGTTCAGAACGCAGTGAGGCCAGGCGGAAACTAAGAGAATGCACAGGATTGGTGGATGCACTCATGTACATTGTCCAGTCACAGATCAACCGCAAAGATGTGGATAATAAG CTGGTGGAGAACTGTGTTTGCCTCCTGAGGAATCTCTCCTATCAGGTTCACCGTGAAGTCCCCGGCTGTGAACGTTACGCAGAGACTGTACCTGTCAATCAGGGACCGGCCCCTGCAAGCAAAGGTGGCTGCTTTGGCTCTCGAAAGGGCAAAG ATGAGTGGTTTTCCAAAG GAAAGAAGGATGGAGATGATGGAAGTGGAGATCAGGTGGATATTCCAAAGAGGACAACACCAGCCAAAG GTTACGAGCTGTTGTTCCAACCAGAGGTGGTTCGTGTTTACACATCGCTGCTCAGAGAGAGCAAGAATCCCTCTGTGCtggaagctgctgctggtgccGTCCAGAACCTGTGCGCTGGCCGATGGACT TATGGTCGATATATCCGGGCCACTGTGCGTCTGGAGAAGGGTCTTCCCATGATGGCAGAACTGCTGGCTCATGGTAACGACCGTGTGGTCAGAGCAATGGCCGGAGCCTTGAGAAACCTCGCCATTGACAACCGCAACCGCGAACTTCTCG GATTGCATGCAGTGCCTCATCTTGTAGCCAACCTGCCTGGAGGCCAGAATCAGTCTGGGCGTGCGCTGTCGGAGGAAACAGTGGTGTCAGTTCTGAGCACGCTCACTGAGGTGCTAGGCAACAGTCTGGAGGCAGCAAAGACACTCCGAGCCTCGCAAGGCATTGAGAGGCTGGTGCTTATTAACAAGGATGG CAAACGTTCAGACCGCGAGGTGCGGGGGGCGGGCCAGGTCCTGCAACTGGTCTGGGCCCACAAGGAGCTCCGTAGACCGCTGGAGAAAGACGGCTGGAAGAAGACAGACTTCATGGTCAACCTCAACCCCAGCAGCGGCACCACCAACGGCCCAAGCAACCGAGTGAATGGCTCGTATGAAGACAGCACCACACCACTGCTGGACAGAG GGGACAAGAGGGACATGATTCCACTAAATGACCTTGGCCCTG AGGGCTATTCTACACTGgaccagagggagaggagacacaCCCTGGATGACACCACAGACACTTTACCG AAAAACTGA
- the LOC122778292 gene encoding catenin delta-1-like isoform X1, giving the protein MEQCESAAALLESVREQEVQFEQLTRALEEERRRVGLSATSPSALGRPLPHTQNGRLGDADIERLKLTDSYINSTQYRMVDPAHGAVDDSYTPEDDSQEVHSVFSEEGTTRRLDTTLPQMKKPISRTVLPSDSMSIDGGLSVSGMGGYSATLDRPYRQPVAGDYPTATVPRNYHYGPVGGYEDYRGGPPSEAYTSLSRGSHMEERYRPVDGYRTLDSGYRAPSRQQLDPYAAQPQVSRGMRALGSALEMRYGHGHYGVEDDQRSVGYDDYGMGPSPMHPGGYGTMPRLGTGPGGVDRRRLRSCEDTLDGDMGGVDPYTWGVPMTMERGSMASLDSTLRKGPPTSWRQPDLPEVIAMLNYRLDPVKTNAAAFLQHLTFKNDKIKSDVRRMKGIPSLVSMLDHPSKDVHHAACGALKNISYGRDQDNKIAIKNCDGVPALVRLLRKTRDQDLTDTITGTLWNLSSHDSVKMEIVDHALHALADEVVVPHSGWERGSNGGEESCKPRHLEWETALTNTAGCLRNVSSERSEARRKLRECTGLVDALMYIVQSQINRKDVDNKLVENCVCLLRNLSYQVHREVPGCERYAETVPVNQGPAPASKGGCFGSRKGKDEWFSKGKKDGDDGSGDQVDIPKRTTPAKGYELLFQPEVVRVYTSLLRESKNPSVLEAAAGAVQNLCAGRWTYGRYIRATVRLEKGLPMMAELLAHGNDRVVRAMAGALRNLAIDNRNRELLGLHAVPHLVANLPGGQNQSGRALSEETVVSVLSTLTEVLGNSLEAAKTLRASQGIERLVLINKDGKRSDREVRGAGQVLQLVWAHKELRRPLEKDGWKKTDFMVNLNPSSGTTNGPSNRVNGSYEDSTTPLLDRGDKRDMIPLNDLGPEGYSTLDQRERRHTLDDTTDTLPRGLYGGRKGSLPLLDSYDG; this is encoded by the exons ATGGAGCAGTGTGAGAGCGCAGCGGCTCTGCTGGAGTCGGTCAGAGAGCAGGAGGTGCAGTTTGAACAGCTGACCCGGgcgctggaggaggagaggaggagagtgggcCTCTCTGCCACCAGTCCCTCGGCCCTGGGTCGCCCACTCCCTCACACACAG AACGGGCGTTTAGGGGATGCAGACATAGAAAGACTGAAATTGACTGACTCATACATAAACAGTACACAG TACAGGATGGTGGACCCTGCACATGGCGCTGTGGATGACAGCTACACACCGGAGGATGATTCCCAGGAAGTACACTCTGTCTTTTCTGAAGAGGGAACCACGCGGCGACTAGACACTACTCTCCCTCAGATGAAGAAGCCAATCTCTCGCACTGTCTTGCCCTCTGACTCTATGTCTATTGACGGGGGCTTGTCTGTGTCTGGTATGGGTGGTTATAGCGCCACTCTCGACCGTCCTTACAGGCAGCCTGTTGCAGGAGACTACCCAACTGCCACAGTACCCAGAAACTACCACTATGGCCCTGTAGGAGGTTATGAGGACTACCGGGGAGGCCCGCCATCAGAAGCATACACTAGTCTGAGCAGAGGGTCACACATGGAGGAACGCTACAG ACCAGTTGATGGCTATAGGACTCTGGATTCTGGCTACCGGGCCCCAAGCCGTCAACAGCTTGACCCCTATGCAGCACAGCCCCAGGTGAGCCGCGGGATGAGGGCTTTGGGCTCAGCATTGGAGATGCGTTATGGCCACGGCCATTACGGTGTAGAAGATGACCAGCGCAGCGTGGGATATGATGACTATGGTATGGGGCCTTCACCCATGCATCCTGGAGGCTATGGTACAATGCCACGTCTGGGGACCGGCCCTGGGGGGGTGGACAGACGTAGACTCAg AAGCTGTGAGGACACTCTTGATGGCGACATGGGAGGAGTCGATCCTTATACCTGGGGTGTTCCCATGACGATGGAGAGGGGCAGCATGGCCTCTCTGGACAGCACACTGAGGAAGGGTCCTCCTACCTCATGGAGACAGCCGGATCTGCCGGAGGTTATCGCCATGTTAAACTACCGTCTGGATCCTGTCAAGACCAACGCTGCCGCCTTCCTCCAGCACCTTACATTCAAAAATGACAAG aTCAAGTCAGACGTGCGTCGCATGAAAGGTATCCCATCATTGGTGTCAATGCTGGACCACCCCAGCAAAGATGTGCATCACGCTGCCTGTGGAGCACTAAAGAACATTTCATATGGGCGAGACCAAGACAACAAAATCGCCATCAAGAACTGTGATGGAGTACCTGCTCTGGTCCGATTACTGAGGAAAACACGTGACCAGGACCTCACTGACACTATCACAG GCACCTTGTGGAATCTCTCCTCCCACGACTCTGTAAAGATGGAGATTGTGGACCATGCCCTGCACGCCTTAGCTGATGAGGTGGTCGTTCCCCACTCAGGCTGGGAGCGAGGGAGCAACGGTGGAGAGGAGAGCTGTAAACCCCGCCATCTGGAGTGGGAAACCGCCTTGACCAACACTGCTGGCTGCCTTAG gaatGTGAGTTCAGAACGCAGTGAGGCCAGGCGGAAACTAAGAGAATGCACAGGATTGGTGGATGCACTCATGTACATTGTCCAGTCACAGATCAACCGCAAAGATGTGGATAATAAG CTGGTGGAGAACTGTGTTTGCCTCCTGAGGAATCTCTCCTATCAGGTTCACCGTGAAGTCCCCGGCTGTGAACGTTACGCAGAGACTGTACCTGTCAATCAGGGACCGGCCCCTGCAAGCAAAGGTGGCTGCTTTGGCTCTCGAAAGGGCAAAG ATGAGTGGTTTTCCAAAG GAAAGAAGGATGGAGATGATGGAAGTGGAGATCAGGTGGATATTCCAAAGAGGACAACACCAGCCAAAG GTTACGAGCTGTTGTTCCAACCAGAGGTGGTTCGTGTTTACACATCGCTGCTCAGAGAGAGCAAGAATCCCTCTGTGCtggaagctgctgctggtgccGTCCAGAACCTGTGCGCTGGCCGATGGACT TATGGTCGATATATCCGGGCCACTGTGCGTCTGGAGAAGGGTCTTCCCATGATGGCAGAACTGCTGGCTCATGGTAACGACCGTGTGGTCAGAGCAATGGCCGGAGCCTTGAGAAACCTCGCCATTGACAACCGCAACCGCGAACTTCTCG GATTGCATGCAGTGCCTCATCTTGTAGCCAACCTGCCTGGAGGCCAGAATCAGTCTGGGCGTGCGCTGTCGGAGGAAACAGTGGTGTCAGTTCTGAGCACGCTCACTGAGGTGCTAGGCAACAGTCTGGAGGCAGCAAAGACACTCCGAGCCTCGCAAGGCATTGAGAGGCTGGTGCTTATTAACAAGGATGG CAAACGTTCAGACCGCGAGGTGCGGGGGGCGGGCCAGGTCCTGCAACTGGTCTGGGCCCACAAGGAGCTCCGTAGACCGCTGGAGAAAGACGGCTGGAAGAAGACAGACTTCATGGTCAACCTCAACCCCAGCAGCGGCACCACCAACGGCCCAAGCAACCGAGTGAATGGCTCGTATGAAGACAGCACCACACCACTGCTGGACAGAG GGGACAAGAGGGACATGATTCCACTAAATGACCTTGGCCCTG AGGGCTATTCTACACTGgaccagagggagaggagacacaCCCTGGATGACACCACAGACACTTTACCG CGAGGGTTGTACGGGGGCAGGAAGGGCTCCCTGCCTCTGTTGGACTCCTACGATGGTTAG
- the LOC122778292 gene encoding catenin delta-1-like isoform X2 — protein MEQCESAAALLESVREQEVQFEQLTRALEEERRRVGLSATSPSALGRPLPHTQNGRLGDADIERLKLTDSYINSTQYRMVDPAHGAVDDSYTPEDDSQEVHSVFSEEGTTRRLDTTLPQMKKPISRTVLPSDSMSIDGGLSVSGMGGYSATLDRPYRQPVAGDYPTATVPRNYHYGPVGGYEDYRGGPPSEAYTSLSRGSHMEERYRPVDGYRTLDSGYRAPSRQQLDPYAAQPQVSRGMRALGSALEMRYGHGHYGVEDDQRSVGYDDYGMGPSPMHPGGYGTMPRLGTGPGGVDRRRLRSCEDTLDGDMGGVDPYTWGVPMTMERGSMASLDSTLRKGPPTSWRQPDLPEVIAMLNYRLDPVKTNAAAFLQHLTFKNDKIKSDVRRMKGIPSLVSMLDHPSKDVHHAACGALKNISYGRDQDNKIAIKNCDGVPALVRLLRKTRDQDLTDTITGTLWNLSSHDSVKMEIVDHALHALADEVVVPHSGWERGSNGGEESCKPRHLEWETALTNTAGCLRNVSSERSEARRKLRECTGLVDALMYIVQSQINRKDVDNKLVENCVCLLRNLSYQVHREVPGCERYAETVPVNQGPAPASKGGCFGSRKGKGKKDGDDGSGDQVDIPKRTTPAKGYELLFQPEVVRVYTSLLRESKNPSVLEAAAGAVQNLCAGRWTYGRYIRATVRLEKGLPMMAELLAHGNDRVVRAMAGALRNLAIDNRNRELLGLHAVPHLVANLPGGQNQSGRALSEETVVSVLSTLTEVLGNSLEAAKTLRASQGIERLVLINKDGKRSDREVRGAGQVLQLVWAHKELRRPLEKDGWKKTDFMVNLNPSSGTTNGPSNRVNGSYEDSTTPLLDRGDKRDMIPLNDLGPEGYSTLDQRERRHTLDDTTDTLPRGLYGGRKGSLPLLDSYDG, from the exons ATGGAGCAGTGTGAGAGCGCAGCGGCTCTGCTGGAGTCGGTCAGAGAGCAGGAGGTGCAGTTTGAACAGCTGACCCGGgcgctggaggaggagaggaggagagtgggcCTCTCTGCCACCAGTCCCTCGGCCCTGGGTCGCCCACTCCCTCACACACAG AACGGGCGTTTAGGGGATGCAGACATAGAAAGACTGAAATTGACTGACTCATACATAAACAGTACACAG TACAGGATGGTGGACCCTGCACATGGCGCTGTGGATGACAGCTACACACCGGAGGATGATTCCCAGGAAGTACACTCTGTCTTTTCTGAAGAGGGAACCACGCGGCGACTAGACACTACTCTCCCTCAGATGAAGAAGCCAATCTCTCGCACTGTCTTGCCCTCTGACTCTATGTCTATTGACGGGGGCTTGTCTGTGTCTGGTATGGGTGGTTATAGCGCCACTCTCGACCGTCCTTACAGGCAGCCTGTTGCAGGAGACTACCCAACTGCCACAGTACCCAGAAACTACCACTATGGCCCTGTAGGAGGTTATGAGGACTACCGGGGAGGCCCGCCATCAGAAGCATACACTAGTCTGAGCAGAGGGTCACACATGGAGGAACGCTACAG ACCAGTTGATGGCTATAGGACTCTGGATTCTGGCTACCGGGCCCCAAGCCGTCAACAGCTTGACCCCTATGCAGCACAGCCCCAGGTGAGCCGCGGGATGAGGGCTTTGGGCTCAGCATTGGAGATGCGTTATGGCCACGGCCATTACGGTGTAGAAGATGACCAGCGCAGCGTGGGATATGATGACTATGGTATGGGGCCTTCACCCATGCATCCTGGAGGCTATGGTACAATGCCACGTCTGGGGACCGGCCCTGGGGGGGTGGACAGACGTAGACTCAg AAGCTGTGAGGACACTCTTGATGGCGACATGGGAGGAGTCGATCCTTATACCTGGGGTGTTCCCATGACGATGGAGAGGGGCAGCATGGCCTCTCTGGACAGCACACTGAGGAAGGGTCCTCCTACCTCATGGAGACAGCCGGATCTGCCGGAGGTTATCGCCATGTTAAACTACCGTCTGGATCCTGTCAAGACCAACGCTGCCGCCTTCCTCCAGCACCTTACATTCAAAAATGACAAG aTCAAGTCAGACGTGCGTCGCATGAAAGGTATCCCATCATTGGTGTCAATGCTGGACCACCCCAGCAAAGATGTGCATCACGCTGCCTGTGGAGCACTAAAGAACATTTCATATGGGCGAGACCAAGACAACAAAATCGCCATCAAGAACTGTGATGGAGTACCTGCTCTGGTCCGATTACTGAGGAAAACACGTGACCAGGACCTCACTGACACTATCACAG GCACCTTGTGGAATCTCTCCTCCCACGACTCTGTAAAGATGGAGATTGTGGACCATGCCCTGCACGCCTTAGCTGATGAGGTGGTCGTTCCCCACTCAGGCTGGGAGCGAGGGAGCAACGGTGGAGAGGAGAGCTGTAAACCCCGCCATCTGGAGTGGGAAACCGCCTTGACCAACACTGCTGGCTGCCTTAG gaatGTGAGTTCAGAACGCAGTGAGGCCAGGCGGAAACTAAGAGAATGCACAGGATTGGTGGATGCACTCATGTACATTGTCCAGTCACAGATCAACCGCAAAGATGTGGATAATAAG CTGGTGGAGAACTGTGTTTGCCTCCTGAGGAATCTCTCCTATCAGGTTCACCGTGAAGTCCCCGGCTGTGAACGTTACGCAGAGACTGTACCTGTCAATCAGGGACCGGCCCCTGCAAGCAAAGGTGGCTGCTTTGGCTCTCGAAAGGGCAAAG GAAAGAAGGATGGAGATGATGGAAGTGGAGATCAGGTGGATATTCCAAAGAGGACAACACCAGCCAAAG GTTACGAGCTGTTGTTCCAACCAGAGGTGGTTCGTGTTTACACATCGCTGCTCAGAGAGAGCAAGAATCCCTCTGTGCtggaagctgctgctggtgccGTCCAGAACCTGTGCGCTGGCCGATGGACT TATGGTCGATATATCCGGGCCACTGTGCGTCTGGAGAAGGGTCTTCCCATGATGGCAGAACTGCTGGCTCATGGTAACGACCGTGTGGTCAGAGCAATGGCCGGAGCCTTGAGAAACCTCGCCATTGACAACCGCAACCGCGAACTTCTCG GATTGCATGCAGTGCCTCATCTTGTAGCCAACCTGCCTGGAGGCCAGAATCAGTCTGGGCGTGCGCTGTCGGAGGAAACAGTGGTGTCAGTTCTGAGCACGCTCACTGAGGTGCTAGGCAACAGTCTGGAGGCAGCAAAGACACTCCGAGCCTCGCAAGGCATTGAGAGGCTGGTGCTTATTAACAAGGATGG CAAACGTTCAGACCGCGAGGTGCGGGGGGCGGGCCAGGTCCTGCAACTGGTCTGGGCCCACAAGGAGCTCCGTAGACCGCTGGAGAAAGACGGCTGGAAGAAGACAGACTTCATGGTCAACCTCAACCCCAGCAGCGGCACCACCAACGGCCCAAGCAACCGAGTGAATGGCTCGTATGAAGACAGCACCACACCACTGCTGGACAGAG GGGACAAGAGGGACATGATTCCACTAAATGACCTTGGCCCTG AGGGCTATTCTACACTGgaccagagggagaggagacacaCCCTGGATGACACCACAGACACTTTACCG CGAGGGTTGTACGGGGGCAGGAAGGGCTCCCTGCCTCTGTTGGACTCCTACGATGGTTAG
- the LOC122778292 gene encoding catenin delta-1-like isoform X4, producing the protein MVDPAHGAVDDSYTPEDDSQEVHSVFSEEGTTRRLDTTLPQMKKPISRTVLPSDSMSIDGGLSVSGMGGYSATLDRPYRQPVAGDYPTATVPRNYHYGPVGGYEDYRGGPPSEAYTSLSRGSHMEERYRPVDGYRTLDSGYRAPSRQQLDPYAAQPQVSRGMRALGSALEMRYGHGHYGVEDDQRSVGYDDYGMGPSPMHPGGYGTMPRLGTGPGGVDRRRLRSCEDTLDGDMGGVDPYTWGVPMTMERGSMASLDSTLRKGPPTSWRQPDLPEVIAMLNYRLDPVKTNAAAFLQHLTFKNDKIKSDVRRMKGIPSLVSMLDHPSKDVHHAACGALKNISYGRDQDNKIAIKNCDGVPALVRLLRKTRDQDLTDTITGTLWNLSSHDSVKMEIVDHALHALADEVVVPHSGWERGSNGGEESCKPRHLEWETALTNTAGCLRNVSSERSEARRKLRECTGLVDALMYIVQSQINRKDVDNKLVENCVCLLRNLSYQVHREVPGCERYAETVPVNQGPAPASKGGCFGSRKGKDEWFSKGKKDGDDGSGDQVDIPKRTTPAKGYELLFQPEVVRVYTSLLRESKNPSVLEAAAGAVQNLCAGRWTYGRYIRATVRLEKGLPMMAELLAHGNDRVVRAMAGALRNLAIDNRNRELLGLHAVPHLVANLPGGQNQSGRALSEETVVSVLSTLTEVLGNSLEAAKTLRASQGIERLVLINKDGKRSDREVRGAGQVLQLVWAHKELRRPLEKDGWKKTDFMVNLNPSSGTTNGPSNRVNGSYEDSTTPLLDRGDKRDMIPLNDLGPEGYSTLDQRERRHTLDDTTDTLPRGLYGGRKGSLPLLDSYDG; encoded by the exons ATGGTGGACCCTGCACATGGCGCTGTGGATGACAGCTACACACCGGAGGATGATTCCCAGGAAGTACACTCTGTCTTTTCTGAAGAGGGAACCACGCGGCGACTAGACACTACTCTCCCTCAGATGAAGAAGCCAATCTCTCGCACTGTCTTGCCCTCTGACTCTATGTCTATTGACGGGGGCTTGTCTGTGTCTGGTATGGGTGGTTATAGCGCCACTCTCGACCGTCCTTACAGGCAGCCTGTTGCAGGAGACTACCCAACTGCCACAGTACCCAGAAACTACCACTATGGCCCTGTAGGAGGTTATGAGGACTACCGGGGAGGCCCGCCATCAGAAGCATACACTAGTCTGAGCAGAGGGTCACACATGGAGGAACGCTACAG ACCAGTTGATGGCTATAGGACTCTGGATTCTGGCTACCGGGCCCCAAGCCGTCAACAGCTTGACCCCTATGCAGCACAGCCCCAGGTGAGCCGCGGGATGAGGGCTTTGGGCTCAGCATTGGAGATGCGTTATGGCCACGGCCATTACGGTGTAGAAGATGACCAGCGCAGCGTGGGATATGATGACTATGGTATGGGGCCTTCACCCATGCATCCTGGAGGCTATGGTACAATGCCACGTCTGGGGACCGGCCCTGGGGGGGTGGACAGACGTAGACTCAg AAGCTGTGAGGACACTCTTGATGGCGACATGGGAGGAGTCGATCCTTATACCTGGGGTGTTCCCATGACGATGGAGAGGGGCAGCATGGCCTCTCTGGACAGCACACTGAGGAAGGGTCCTCCTACCTCATGGAGACAGCCGGATCTGCCGGAGGTTATCGCCATGTTAAACTACCGTCTGGATCCTGTCAAGACCAACGCTGCCGCCTTCCTCCAGCACCTTACATTCAAAAATGACAAG aTCAAGTCAGACGTGCGTCGCATGAAAGGTATCCCATCATTGGTGTCAATGCTGGACCACCCCAGCAAAGATGTGCATCACGCTGCCTGTGGAGCACTAAAGAACATTTCATATGGGCGAGACCAAGACAACAAAATCGCCATCAAGAACTGTGATGGAGTACCTGCTCTGGTCCGATTACTGAGGAAAACACGTGACCAGGACCTCACTGACACTATCACAG GCACCTTGTGGAATCTCTCCTCCCACGACTCTGTAAAGATGGAGATTGTGGACCATGCCCTGCACGCCTTAGCTGATGAGGTGGTCGTTCCCCACTCAGGCTGGGAGCGAGGGAGCAACGGTGGAGAGGAGAGCTGTAAACCCCGCCATCTGGAGTGGGAAACCGCCTTGACCAACACTGCTGGCTGCCTTAG gaatGTGAGTTCAGAACGCAGTGAGGCCAGGCGGAAACTAAGAGAATGCACAGGATTGGTGGATGCACTCATGTACATTGTCCAGTCACAGATCAACCGCAAAGATGTGGATAATAAG CTGGTGGAGAACTGTGTTTGCCTCCTGAGGAATCTCTCCTATCAGGTTCACCGTGAAGTCCCCGGCTGTGAACGTTACGCAGAGACTGTACCTGTCAATCAGGGACCGGCCCCTGCAAGCAAAGGTGGCTGCTTTGGCTCTCGAAAGGGCAAAG ATGAGTGGTTTTCCAAAG GAAAGAAGGATGGAGATGATGGAAGTGGAGATCAGGTGGATATTCCAAAGAGGACAACACCAGCCAAAG GTTACGAGCTGTTGTTCCAACCAGAGGTGGTTCGTGTTTACACATCGCTGCTCAGAGAGAGCAAGAATCCCTCTGTGCtggaagctgctgctggtgccGTCCAGAACCTGTGCGCTGGCCGATGGACT TATGGTCGATATATCCGGGCCACTGTGCGTCTGGAGAAGGGTCTTCCCATGATGGCAGAACTGCTGGCTCATGGTAACGACCGTGTGGTCAGAGCAATGGCCGGAGCCTTGAGAAACCTCGCCATTGACAACCGCAACCGCGAACTTCTCG GATTGCATGCAGTGCCTCATCTTGTAGCCAACCTGCCTGGAGGCCAGAATCAGTCTGGGCGTGCGCTGTCGGAGGAAACAGTGGTGTCAGTTCTGAGCACGCTCACTGAGGTGCTAGGCAACAGTCTGGAGGCAGCAAAGACACTCCGAGCCTCGCAAGGCATTGAGAGGCTGGTGCTTATTAACAAGGATGG CAAACGTTCAGACCGCGAGGTGCGGGGGGCGGGCCAGGTCCTGCAACTGGTCTGGGCCCACAAGGAGCTCCGTAGACCGCTGGAGAAAGACGGCTGGAAGAAGACAGACTTCATGGTCAACCTCAACCCCAGCAGCGGCACCACCAACGGCCCAAGCAACCGAGTGAATGGCTCGTATGAAGACAGCACCACACCACTGCTGGACAGAG GGGACAAGAGGGACATGATTCCACTAAATGACCTTGGCCCTG AGGGCTATTCTACACTGgaccagagggagaggagacacaCCCTGGATGACACCACAGACACTTTACCG CGAGGGTTGTACGGGGGCAGGAAGGGCTCCCTGCCTCTGTTGGACTCCTACGATGGTTAG